A genome region from Chloroflexia bacterium SDU3-3 includes the following:
- a CDS encoding nuclear transport factor 2 family protein: protein MAKPRRNMEPAPELCALIQRYYAASAQGEAAFLPEFVSASPDALLIGTDGEEWWEGGEQIARTWGEAWSRRGSMPIESSQPSAFRSGDMGWLTDRASWRLPDGRLVSFRLTAVFERGAGGWRMVHAHFSLGVPNSRFGE, encoded by the coding sequence ATGGCGAAACCGAGGAGAAATATGGAACCAGCACCCGAGCTATGCGCGCTCATCCAGCGCTACTATGCGGCCTCGGCCCAGGGCGAGGCAGCCTTTCTGCCCGAGTTTGTCTCGGCATCCCCCGACGCGCTGCTGATCGGCACCGACGGCGAGGAGTGGTGGGAGGGCGGCGAGCAGATCGCCCGTACCTGGGGCGAGGCCTGGAGCCGACGCGGCAGCATGCCGATCGAGTCCAGCCAGCCCAGCGCATTTCGCAGCGGCGACATGGGCTGGCTGACCGACCGCGCCAGCTGGCGTCTGCCCGATGGGCGGCTGGTATCGTTCCGGCTCACGGCGGTGTTCGAGCGCGGCGCGGGCGGCTGGCGCATGGTCCACGCCCATTTCTCGCTGGGCGTGCCCAACAGCCGCTTCGGCGAGTAG